Proteins encoded in a region of the Malaciobacter mytili LMG 24559 genome:
- a CDS encoding tetratricopeptide repeat protein → MNKKLSLAISLHQDRNLQEAKALYKKLLSENLTLNESEILYTNYANILFLQNSYDLAITFYTKAIEINPQAFKTFFNLGVLYLNISEYLKAKENFLEAIKIKEDYLNAYINLGVCYKKLKKYNLSLKCYEKAIFYKTDDIDARYNKANLLHTLEKYKDAIRQFDIVLSLDKSNYKAYYSKGLSLLALGKYSQALFHYEKAIELKEDYADAHFAKSNILLLYGDYKEGFKEYDYRWEAKNELKKASYNLPFYNNEDLNNKTILIAQEQGFGDNIQFIRFINYLKVKKNPKKIYFAVNNELRTLFEDSFYDIEFVSNNQTLYNVDYYTSLMCLPKILNLDLEDVKIKTPYLTFKANKKKIKKQNFKLHIGFFYQGNKKYKNDKNRSIDAVYFHQLFSLKEVAFYSLQIENVENFKASNVYDCSKSIKDFKDTANIISQLDLVITIDSSIAHLCGALGKNCWVLLPFIPDWRWMIERSDTVWYDSLKLYRQKKDKNWQIVFDKVFKDLNFILEKKDKKFLLNKKNTI, encoded by the coding sequence ATGAATAAAAAACTCTCTTTAGCAATATCTTTACATCAAGATAGAAATTTACAAGAAGCAAAAGCTTTATATAAAAAGTTACTTAGTGAAAATTTAACTTTAAATGAGAGTGAAATTTTATATACAAACTATGCAAATATTCTTTTTTTACAAAATAGTTATGACCTTGCTATTACTTTTTATACTAAGGCTATTGAAATAAATCCCCAGGCCTTTAAAACTTTTTTTAATTTAGGTGTTTTATATTTAAATATTAGTGAGTATTTAAAAGCAAAAGAAAATTTTTTAGAAGCCATAAAAATAAAAGAGGATTATTTAAATGCTTATATAAACTTAGGTGTTTGCTATAAAAAACTAAAAAAATATAATTTATCTTTAAAATGTTATGAAAAGGCAATTTTTTATAAAACTGATGATATAGATGCTAGATATAATAAAGCAAATTTATTACATACTTTAGAAAAATATAAAGATGCAATTAGACAGTTTGATATAGTTTTAAGTCTTGATAAAAGTAATTATAAAGCCTACTATTCAAAAGGTTTATCATTGCTAGCTTTAGGAAAATATTCACAAGCTCTTTTTCATTATGAAAAGGCAATTGAATTAAAAGAAGATTATGCAGATGCACATTTTGCAAAATCAAATATTCTTTTATTATATGGGGATTATAAAGAAGGATTTAAAGAGTATGATTATAGATGGGAAGCTAAAAATGAGCTTAAAAAAGCTTCTTATAATTTACCCTTTTATAATAATGAAGACCTTAATAATAAAACAATACTAATAGCACAAGAGCAAGGTTTTGGAGATAATATTCAATTTATAAGATTTATAAACTATTTAAAAGTTAAAAAAAATCCAAAAAAGATATATTTTGCAGTAAATAATGAACTTAGAACTTTGTTTGAAGACTCTTTTTATGATATTGAATTTGTATCAAATAATCAAACACTTTATAATGTTGATTATTATACATCTTTGATGTGTTTACCTAAAATTTTAAATTTAGATTTAGAAGATGTTAAAATAAAAACTCCTTATTTAACTTTTAAAGCAAATAAGAAAAAAATTAAAAAACAAAATTTTAAATTGCATATAGGTTTTTTTTATCAAGGAAATAAAAAATATAAAAATGATAAAAATCGCTCTATTGATGCTGTCTATTTTCATCAATTATTTAGTTTAAAAGAAGTTGCTTTTTACTCTTTACAAATTGAAAATGTAGAGAATTTTAAGGCTTCAAATGTATATGATTGTAGTAAGAGTATTAAAGATTTTAAAGATACAGCAAATATAATCTCACAACTTGATTTAGTAATTACTATTGATAGTAGTATTGCTCATTTATGTGGAGCTTTAGGAAAAAATTGTTGGGTTTTATTACCTTTTATTCCTGACTGGAGATGGATGATTGAAAGAAGTGACACTGTTTGGTATGATAGCTTAAAACTTTATAGACAAAAAAAAGATAAAAATTGGCAGATTGTTTTTGATAAAGTTTTTAAAGATTTAAATTTTATCTTAGAAAAAAAAGATAAAAAATTCTTGCTAAATAAAAAAAATACTA
- a CDS encoding ATP-binding protein has translation MLINRQKDLKYLEEGYNKPNSQMKFIFGRKYIGKTALVTQFIKDKQAIYISLNDMSQNLFFTNMANEIISYFSLYKTNQKFNNFLEVLNLLNRQEVDEKLIVVIEDFHNILKVHKKALDELLLFWKKQLSKKNIYLVLTSATIFKDEYIQELEKNNDFFILKSLEFETIKTMIPNLPKLDQLCVYTLLGTSPRYLKYYNKNINLAENIYNLFLSTNSYLFNLGIDILKSEIQDIGTYCSILYAISLGKTKIGDIAEFLNVKSTYLSRYIQKLLEMMILIKEIPIDSEEKSGKFGRYIIEDNALKFWFYYIYPNKALISKQELLPITKQIQENFMSKTIQDSYKKYIKEHILKNKRVTFGYEPTAIGSWWDNNSNNIDLVAYDRKNITFVQILWQDEEMAKIAYGKLKVISEKMQTTLQKRYIIVSKNSYFNTTKSLDNE, from the coding sequence ATGTTAATTAATAGACAAAAAGATTTGAAGTACTTAGAAGAAGGATATAATAAACCAAATTCTCAAATGAAGTTTATTTTTGGTAGAAAATATATAGGCAAAACAGCTTTAGTAACTCAGTTTATCAAAGATAAACAAGCTATTTATATAAGTTTAAATGATATGAGTCAAAATCTTTTTTTTACTAATATGGCAAATGAAATAATTTCATATTTTTCTTTATATAAAACAAACCAAAAATTTAATAATTTTCTAGAAGTATTAAATCTTCTAAATCGACAAGAAGTAGATGAAAAGCTTATTGTTGTAATTGAAGACTTTCATAATATTTTAAAAGTACATAAGAAAGCTTTAGATGAATTACTTTTATTTTGGAAAAAACAGCTTTCTAAAAAAAATATCTATTTGGTTTTAACAAGTGCAACTATTTTTAAAGATGAATATATTCAAGAGTTAGAAAAAAATAATGATTTTTTTATTTTAAAGTCTTTAGAGTTTGAAACAATTAAAACTATGATTCCAAATCTTCCAAAACTAGACCAACTTTGTGTCTATACACTTTTAGGAACTTCTCCTAGGTATTTAAAATATTATAATAAAAATATAAATCTTGCAGAAAATATTTACAATTTATTTTTATCAACAAATTCTTATTTATTTAATTTGGGAATTGATATTTTAAAATCAGAGATTCAAGATATTGGAACATACTGTTCAATTTTATATGCAATTTCCCTTGGTAAGACTAAAATAGGAGATATTGCAGAGTTTTTAAATGTAAAATCTACTTATTTAAGCAGATATATTCAAAAGCTTTTAGAGATGATGATTTTAATAAAAGAAATCCCAATTGATAGTGAAGAAAAAAGTGGAAAATTTGGAAGATATATTATTGAGGATAACGCTTTAAAATTTTGGTTTTATTATATTTATCCAAATAAAGCTTTAATTTCTAAGCAAGAATTACTACCTATTACAAAGCAAATTCAAGAAAATTTTATGAGTAAGACTATTCAAGATAGTTATAAAAAATATATAAAAGAGCATATTTTAAAAAATAAAAGAGTTACTTTTGGTTATGAACCAACAGCTATTGGAAGCTGGTGGGATAATAATTCTAATAATATAGATTTAGTTGCATATGATAGAAAAAATATTACTTTTGTACAAATATTATGGCAAGATGAAGAGATGGCAAAAATAGCCTATGGTAAATTAAAAGTTATTTCAGAAAAAATGCAAACAACTTTACAAAAAAGATATATTATTGTTTCAAAAAACAGTTACTTTAATACAACTAAATCTTTAGATAATGAATAA
- a CDS encoding response regulator transcription factor, translating into MNALKHIKVLHIHDRQSNEDYGVSELKEYCKNFYEANDCYRGIELYKEEKPEIVIYNVSFPKISNEEFIKKIKQINEKAQVIITTQSLTKEKLYNAINFHLIKYLIYPFNLNTLLDSLKDCIRSIDSNTSNIIKLSKTFTYDRFNKTLFKDEKLISLSAKEMDFFHLLVKNKDRAVSYEEFNQIIWEGEMTKDALRSIVKDLRKKIDKNIIKNISGIGYRVNL; encoded by the coding sequence ATGAATGCATTAAAACATATAAAAGTTCTACATATTCATGATAGACAAAGTAATGAGGATTATGGTGTTTCAGAACTCAAAGAGTATTGCAAAAACTTCTATGAAGCTAATGATTGCTATAGAGGAATAGAACTTTACAAAGAAGAGAAACCTGAAATTGTAATATATAATGTATCTTTTCCAAAAATTTCAAATGAAGAATTTATAAAAAAGATTAAACAAATTAATGAAAAAGCACAAGTTATTATAACAACACAAAGTCTTACTAAAGAGAAACTTTATAACGCAATAAACTTTCATTTAATAAAGTATTTAATTTATCCATTTAACTTAAATACACTATTAGATTCATTAAAAGATTGTATAAGAAGTATTGATTCAAATACTTCAAATATCATTAAACTATCTAAAACTTTTACATATGATAGATTTAATAAAACTCTTTTTAAAGATGAAAAATTAATTTCTTTATCTGCAAAAGAGATGGATTTTTTCCATTTATTAGTAAAAAATAAAGATAGAGCAGTTAGTTATGAAGAATTTAACCAAATTATTTGGGAGGGAGAGATGACTAAAGATGCTTTACGATCTATTGTAAAAGATTTAAGAAAAAAAATTGATAAAAATATTATAAAAAATATTTCAGGGATTGGTTATAGAGTAAATTTATAA
- a CDS encoding cache domain-containing protein: MTRYKLSKIIFYIVVAISFISVAIIEIFDTTYEYNHFKKSTEELKKSFFEKEQENLKSEVNRAISLIEYNYQKQEELVKTDLKQRTYEAYNITLNIYNKYKNKKSKEEILELIKNSLRNVRFFDGYGYYSIYDFSGKTLLHGFNSEYENNYKLKSYVDINGKNSIGRIIDVAKEKKEGFVNWRFLSPKENTEENKKGYIKVFEPYNFIIVTADYISRIEKLLKEEALDRIRKISYDKKGYVFVLNKQGTILAHKYRKEIENKNINEVTNIKEKEILNILVNSVKSNTEAFISYSWFRPNTDILSDKLTYVKTFEKWNWIIGTGVYLDNMYEFLEKQEEALKLKMIYRLFYSLVFFLIISILIFYITKKISKNMDKTFSLFIDFFKKANTDNKKIDLKDIKFYEFSELAICANKMIETRVKNEEEIENKNKEVLINLSLLNEYKKAVDASAIVSKTDKEGVITFANDEFCKISGFKRDELLGAKHNLVKHPDTKKEVYKDLWSTILDKRVWKGVLKNRTKEGKTYYVKSSIVPILDVSGSIKEFIAIRYDVSDLINQEKRIRLQITDHLTKLPNRQKLLEDLENKDDLILAIFNIQRFKEINEYYGFEVGDKLLIELANVLQKKIDDNTVLYKLQGDEFALLTSKDKISLEEFKTLCAEILTSIKNLCFLIDSNKLEINLVVGISSEKNYFINAEMAKNHTKIENKELIVLDENKDIKESLILNINWTQKLKKALSEDRLVIFAQPIISNIDNKINKYECLVRMIDEDGTIISPFKFLNIAKKAKLYHALTQTVILKAFKYFHNKEVDFSINLTLEDILHKPTVALLENKLKEYPGISQKLILEIVEDEGIENYQDVSNFIETMKDLGCKIAIDDFGTGYSNFDYLMKLNVDFVKIDGSMIKYINQDLNAKIVTELIVSFTKKLNIKTIAEFVHSKEIHEIVTDMGIDYSQGFYLGEPKAIE, from the coding sequence ATGACGAGATATAAATTATCTAAAATAATCTTTTATATTGTGGTTGCAATTTCATTTATTTCTGTTGCAATTATTGAGATTTTTGATACGACTTATGAATATAATCATTTTAAAAAAAGCACTGAAGAATTAAAAAAAAGTTTTTTTGAAAAAGAACAAGAGAATTTAAAATCAGAAGTTAATAGGGCAATTTCTTTAATAGAATATAATTATCAAAAACAAGAAGAATTAGTTAAAACTGATTTAAAACAAAGAACTTATGAAGCTTATAATATTACTTTAAATATTTATAATAAATATAAAAATAAGAAATCAAAAGAAGAAATTTTAGAGTTGATAAAAAATAGTTTAAGAAATGTGAGGTTTTTTGATGGCTATGGGTATTATTCAATATATGATTTTTCAGGTAAAACTTTACTTCATGGATTTAATTCTGAATATGAAAATAATTATAAACTAAAAAGTTATGTGGACATCAATGGCAAAAATTCTATTGGAAGAATAATTGATGTGGCAAAAGAAAAAAAAGAAGGATTTGTAAATTGGAGATTTTTATCTCCAAAAGAAAATACTGAAGAAAATAAAAAAGGCTATATAAAGGTATTTGAACCATATAATTTTATTATTGTTACTGCTGATTATATATCTAGAATAGAAAAACTTCTTAAAGAGGAGGCTTTAGATAGAATTCGAAAAATTTCTTATGATAAAAAAGGTTATGTTTTTGTTTTAAATAAACAAGGGACAATTTTAGCTCATAAATATAGAAAAGAAATAGAAAATAAAAATATAAATGAAGTTACTAATATAAAAGAAAAAGAGATTTTAAATATTTTAGTAAATTCTGTAAAAAGTAATACAGAAGCTTTTATAAGTTATTCTTGGTTTAGGCCAAATACAGATATTTTATCTGATAAATTAACATATGTAAAAACTTTTGAAAAATGGAATTGGATTATAGGAACTGGAGTATATCTTGATAATATGTATGAGTTTTTAGAAAAGCAAGAAGAGGCTTTAAAACTAAAGATGATTTATAGATTATTTTACTCTTTAGTATTTTTCTTAATTATTAGTATTCTAATTTTCTATATTACTAAAAAAATCTCAAAAAATATGGATAAAACTTTTTCTTTATTTATTGATTTTTTCAAAAAAGCAAATACAGATAATAAAAAAATTGATTTAAAAGATATAAAATTTTATGAGTTTAGTGAACTTGCTATTTGTGCAAATAAAATGATAGAAACAAGAGTAAAAAACGAAGAGGAAATAGAAAATAAAAATAAAGAAGTTCTTATTAATTTATCTTTGCTAAATGAGTATAAAAAAGCAGTTGATGCAAGTGCCATTGTATCTAAAACAGATAAAGAAGGTGTTATTACTTTTGCAAATGATGAGTTTTGTAAAATTTCAGGATTTAAAAGAGATGAACTTTTAGGAGCAAAACATAATTTAGTAAAACACCCAGATACAAAAAAAGAAGTATACAAAGACTTATGGAGTACGATTTTAGATAAACGAGTATGGAAAGGTGTTTTAAAAAATAGAACAAAAGAGGGAAAAACTTATTATGTTAAATCTTCAATTGTTCCTATTTTAGATGTATCAGGAAGTATAAAAGAGTTTATTGCAATAAGATATGATGTAAGTGATTTAATAAATCAAGAAAAAAGAATTAGACTTCAAATAACAGACCATTTAACAAAACTTCCAAATAGGCAAAAACTTTTAGAAGATTTAGAAAATAAAGATGATTTAATCTTAGCAATTTTTAATATTCAAAGATTTAAAGAAATAAATGAATATTATGGTTTTGAAGTAGGGGATAAACTTTTAATAGAGTTAGCTAATGTGTTACAAAAAAAGATTGATGATAATACAGTTTTATACAAACTTCAAGGTGATGAGTTTGCTCTTTTAACTTCAAAAGATAAAATCTCACTTGAGGAGTTTAAAACTCTTTGTGCAGAGATATTAACATCTATTAAAAACTTATGTTTTTTAATTGATTCAAATAAACTAGAAATAAATTTAGTAGTAGGTATTTCATCTGAAAAAAATTACTTTATTAATGCCGAAATGGCAAAAAATCATACAAAAATAGAAAATAAAGAATTGATAGTTCTTGATGAAAATAAGGATATAAAAGAAAGCCTTATTTTAAATATTAATTGGACGCAAAAACTTAAAAAAGCACTTAGTGAAGATAGACTGGTAATATTTGCACAACCTATTATTTCAAATATTGACAATAAAATAAATAAATATGAATGTTTAGTTAGGATGATAGATGAAGATGGAACTATTATCTCACCTTTTAAATTTTTAAATATAGCAAAAAAAGCTAAGTTATATCATGCTTTAACTCAAACAGTTATTTTAAAAGCTTTTAAATATTTTCATAATAAAGAAGTAGATTTTTCTATTAACTTAACATTAGAAGATATTTTACATAAGCCTACAGTTGCATTATTGGAAAATAAATTAAAAGAGTATCCAGGTATTTCTCAAAAGTTAATTTTAGAAATAGTTGAAGATGAAGGTATTGAAAACTATCAAGATGTTTCTAATTTTATTGAAACTATGAAAGATTTAGGTTGTAAAATTGCTATTGATGATTTTGGAACAGGATATTCAAACTTTGATTATTTAATGAAACTAAATGTTGATTTTGTAAAAATTGATGGGTCTATGATTAAATATATTAATCAAGATTTAAATGCCAAAATTGTAACTGAATTAATAGTTTCTTTTACTAAAAAGTTAAATATTAAAACAATTGCTGAATTTGTACATTCAAAAGAGATACATGAAATTGTTACAGATATGGGAATAGATTATTCTCAAGGGTTTTATTTAGGTGAGCCAAAGGCTATAGAGTAA
- a CDS encoding methyl-accepting chemotaxis protein yields MKNSSIKLKLLVLVIFSIIIVASTIIVNSIISIKNISETNISKYEKESYKLKELELKNHVESAINILIGIAEKSNYKSVEEQQAIVKEVIKNMTYGKDGYFWINDSNHIVIMHPIKPTLIGKNMFNSKDPNGVMIYQEIVKAANAKKEGGLVKYGWTKPGVDGVQPKFSYVIRYEPWDWIIGTGAYVDNVQREVNAMKEETNSEINQIITKTLILSIAVAIIISIIFIFISNKVIITPIIKFQNGLLEFFKFINKEITEVKPLEILANDEIGKMSIVVNENIDKTQKIIEQDAKLIDNVKEIVKSVNMGLLDKRVTKESDSQSLSDLKNLINEMLNTLQNLVGANINNLSAVLESYSNYDFTKQLDKSNSGKIGNEIMQLNAMITKMLNQNNNDGIILENSSKELSQNVETISKNATSQAASLEETAASIEEITSNIKNTNEKAQEMLRISSDTKNSALKGKELATKTVSSMDEINEQVNAINEAITVIDQIAFQTNILSLNAAVEAATAGEAGRGFAVVAQEVRNLASRSAQAAKEIKDLVENATVKADEGKSISTSMIEGFSQLEEKINQTNSLIDDVTNAAKEQTIGMTQIADAVNQLDKFTQENATIADKTNDIARDTNKIALDVVKVVKEYKFNEL; encoded by the coding sequence ATGAAAAATTCATCAATAAAACTAAAACTTTTAGTGTTGGTAATATTTTCTATAATTATAGTAGCTTCTACTATCATCGTAAATTCAATTATTTCTATAAAAAATATTTCTGAAACAAATATTTCAAAATATGAAAAAGAATCATATAAATTAAAAGAATTAGAATTGAAAAATCATGTTGAAAGTGCAATAAATATTCTTATTGGTATAGCAGAAAAATCAAACTATAAAAGTGTCGAAGAACAACAAGCTATTGTAAAAGAAGTTATAAAGAATATGACCTATGGTAAAGATGGTTATTTTTGGATAAATGATTCAAATCATATAGTTATTATGCATCCAATTAAACCTACACTTATTGGTAAAAATATGTTTAATTCAAAAGATCCAAATGGAGTAATGATTTACCAAGAAATAGTAAAAGCTGCAAATGCTAAAAAAGAAGGTGGCTTAGTAAAATATGGGTGGACTAAACCAGGAGTTGATGGAGTACAACCAAAATTTTCTTATGTTATAAGATATGAACCTTGGGATTGGATTATAGGAACAGGTGCATATGTAGATAATGTTCAAAGAGAAGTTAATGCCATGAAAGAAGAAACTAATAGTGAAATAAATCAAATTATTACAAAAACTTTAATATTATCAATTGCTGTTGCTATAATTATCTCAATTATCTTTATTTTTATCTCAAATAAAGTTATTATCACTCCAATTATAAAATTTCAAAATGGACTTTTAGAGTTTTTTAAATTTATAAATAAAGAGATAACTGAAGTTAAACCCTTAGAAATTTTAGCAAATGATGAAATTGGTAAGATGTCAATTGTAGTAAATGAAAATATTGATAAAACTCAAAAAATAATTGAACAAGATGCAAAATTAATTGATAATGTAAAAGAGATTGTAAAATCAGTTAATATGGGACTATTAGATAAAAGAGTTACAAAAGAGAGTGATTCTCAATCTTTAAGTGATTTAAAAAATTTAATTAATGAGATGTTAAATACTCTTCAAAATTTAGTAGGTGCAAATATTAATAATTTAAGTGCTGTTTTAGAAAGCTACTCAAATTATGATTTTACTAAACAATTAGATAAAAGTAATTCTGGGAAAATTGGTAATGAAATTATGCAATTAAATGCCATGATAACAAAAATGTTAAATCAAAATAATAATGATGGAATTATTTTGGAAAATAGTTCAAAAGAGTTATCACAAAATGTAGAGACAATAAGTAAAAATGCCACAAGTCAAGCAGCATCATTAGAAGAGACAGCAGCAAGTATAGAAGAGATAACAAGTAATATAAAAAATACAAATGAAAAAGCACAAGAGATGCTAAGAATTTCATCAGATACAAAAAACTCAGCATTAAAAGGAAAAGAGTTAGCAACAAAAACAGTAAGCTCAATGGATGAGATAAATGAACAAGTAAATGCAATAAATGAAGCCATAACAGTAATAGATCAAATAGCATTTCAAACAAATATCTTAAGTTTAAATGCAGCAGTAGAAGCAGCAACAGCAGGAGAGGCAGGAAGAGGATTTGCAGTAGTAGCACAAGAGGTAAGAAACCTAGCAAGTAGAAGTGCCCAAGCAGCAAAAGAGATAAAAGATTTAGTAGAGAATGCAACAGTAAAAGCAGATGAAGGGAAATCAATAAGTACCTCAATGATAGAAGGGTTTTCACAATTAGAAGAGAAAATAAATCAAACAAATAGTTTAATAGATGATGTAACAAATGCAGCAAAAGAGCAAACAATAGGGATGACACAAATAGCAGATGCAGTAAATCAACTAGATAAATTTACTCAAGAAAATGCAACTATTGCTGATAAAACTAATGATATAGCAAGAGATACAAATAAAATTGCACTTGATGTTGTAAAAGTTGTAAAAGAATATAAATTTAATGAACTTTAA
- a CDS encoding ABC transporter ATP-binding protein gives MNNQITFKYLWTLLLNKKKHLIIGQIITIIAILISIPIPLMLPALVDEVLLNKPDFFVNNINTLIGKGSAFYYIAIVTICVIFLRFIHFLFSAIITKLFTSIAKYITFKIREKLLNHLKNVCMNEYETLGSGAIAANLITDVNTLDNFIITGASKFIASILTLIAVSFVLIAIHPILGLMILIIQPIIMILSKKIAKSVGTLKKEENSAIEKFQNNLGEVLELFGQIKASNKERYFFTQSIKRAKQVKDTSNEFNYKSIAYERFSFTIFLAAFEILRAAGLLMVAYSDLSIGMMFAMFGYIWFIMTPVQDILSMQYSYAQAKAALERINKILELKMETSGNTLLSKQNDFSIELRNLFFSYNSEKETLKNISLKIQPKDKIALIGASGSGKTTLAQIIASFYTKNSGELLYNNIKIEELNKESIRDNIFLVLQMPILFNNTLRFNITMGNDKIDDLEIYKALEIAQLKENIDKMPKGLDTIVGKHGIRLSGGQRQRLSIARMIIANPKVVIFDESTSALDVPTETKLFDALKPILENKTVITIAHRLSTVKNAKKIYVLEEGELVQTGTHEELEKVEGHYTKFVKNQLI, from the coding sequence ATGAATAATCAAATAACCTTCAAATATCTTTGGACTTTACTTCTTAATAAAAAAAAGCATTTAATTATAGGTCAAATTATCACTATTATTGCTATTTTAATTAGTATTCCAATTCCATTAATGCTCCCTGCACTTGTAGATGAAGTATTATTAAATAAACCAGATTTTTTTGTAAATAATATTAATACTTTAATAGGTAAGGGAAGTGCTTTTTATTATATTGCCATTGTCACTATTTGTGTAATATTTTTAAGGTTTATACATTTTTTATTTAGTGCAATTATTACAAAACTTTTTACTTCTATTGCTAAATATATTACTTTTAAAATTAGAGAGAAGCTTTTAAATCATTTAAAAAATGTATGTATGAATGAATATGAAACTTTAGGAAGTGGAGCAATTGCAGCAAATCTAATAACAGATGTAAATACACTAGATAACTTTATTATTACAGGTGCAAGTAAATTTATAGCATCAATTTTAACTTTAATTGCAGTCTCTTTTGTACTTATAGCTATACACCCTATTTTAGGATTAATGATATTAATTATTCAACCTATAATTATGATACTTTCAAAAAAAATTGCAAAAAGTGTAGGAACTTTAAAAAAAGAAGAAAATAGTGCTATTGAAAAATTTCAAAATAATCTTGGAGAAGTTTTAGAACTTTTTGGGCAAATAAAAGCAAGCAATAAAGAAAGATATTTTTTTACACAGAGCATAAAAAGAGCAAAGCAAGTAAAAGATACCTCAAATGAGTTTAATTATAAAAGTATTGCTTATGAAAGATTTTCTTTTACTATCTTTTTAGCTGCTTTTGAAATATTAAGAGCAGCAGGACTTCTTATGGTAGCTTATAGTGATTTAAGTATTGGTATGATGTTTGCTATGTTTGGATATATTTGGTTTATTATGACTCCGGTACAAGATATTTTATCAATGCAATACTCATATGCACAAGCAAAAGCAGCTTTAGAAAGAATAAATAAGATTTTAGAATTAAAAATGGAAACAAGTGGTAATACTTTACTTTCTAAACAAAATGATTTTAGTATTGAACTTAGAAATCTTTTCTTTAGTTACAATAGTGAAAAAGAGACTTTAAAAAACATCTCTTTAAAAATACAGCCAAAAGATAAAATAGCTTTAATTGGAGCTAGTGGAAGTGGAAAAACTACACTAGCTCAAATAATTGCAAGTTTTTATACAAAAAATTCTGGAGAATTGCTTTATAATAATATAAAAATAGAAGAATTAAATAAAGAATCCATAAGAGATAATATATTTTTAGTTTTACAAATGCCTATTCTTTTTAATAATACTCTAAGATTTAATATTACAATGGGAAATGATAAAATTGATGATTTAGAAATTTATAAAGCATTAGAAATTGCACAATTAAAAGAAAATATTGATAAAATGCCAAAAGGATTAGATACTATTGTGGGAAAACATGGTATTAGATTAAGTGGAGGACAAAGGCAAAGATTATCAATAGCAAGAATGATAATAGCAAACCCAAAAGTTGTAATCTTTGATGAATCAACTTCTGCACTTGATGTACCTACTGAAACAAAACTATTTGATGCTTTAAAACCTATTTTAGAGAATAAAACAGTTATTACAATTGCTCATAGATTAAGTACAGTAAAAAATGCTAAAAAAATCTATGTTTTAGAAGAAGGTGAGCTTGTACAAACAGGAACTCATGAAGAGTTAGAAAAAGTAGAAGGACACTATACTAAATTTGTAAAAAATCAATTGATATAA
- a CDS encoding leucyl/phenylalanyl-tRNA--protein transferase family protein produces MILPEIQFDYAVLYFENLHIPKKVKKLLKENEFEFKINKNYEEVIEQIAKIHKDSWIIKKYKQTLLNLKEYKSEIDFKIFTSEVYSKDKELVAGEIGYKIGATYTSLSGFCKKDKSFNNYGKLQLVLLAKYLQKNSYKFWNLGHPYMKYKFDLGAEILNREEFLNIWQEARGLNI; encoded by the coding sequence GTGATTTTACCTGAGATTCAATTTGATTATGCAGTTTTATATTTTGAAAATCTTCATATTCCTAAAAAAGTAAAAAAACTTTTAAAAGAAAATGAGTTTGAATTTAAAATTAATAAAAATTATGAAGAAGTAATAGAACAAATAGCAAAAATACATAAAGATTCTTGGATAATAAAAAAATATAAACAAACCCTTTTAAATTTAAAAGAGTATAAAAGTGAAATTGATTTTAAAATTTTTACTAGTGAAGTTTACTCAAAAGATAAAGAACTAGTTGCAGGAGAGATAGGATATAAAATAGGTGCAACATATACAAGTTTAAGTGGCTTTTGTAAAAAAGATAAAAGCTTTAATAATTATGGAAAATTACAACTTGTACTTTTAGCAAAATATTTACAAAAAAATAGTTATAAATTTTGGAATTTAGGACATCCATATATGAAATACAAATTTGATTTAGGAGCTGAAATACTTAATAGAGAGGAATTTTTAAATATTTGGCAAGAAGCAAGAGGGTTAAATATCTGA